One genomic segment of Sporomusaceae bacterium FL31 includes these proteins:
- a CDS encoding diguanylate cyclase produces MDKMKGIPTSSSQTKAGQRNVQVIQLLIHSFSARGSKKEFLDKVVDLIQQESGCNFVGIRVLNEAGYIPYHSYVGFSHEFWEAENQIQIFKEDCSCTRIVSGNLLPFDKPVINSAGSLCCNDILIFAESLSEDEQKKYRGACIQAGYRSLAIIPVYHQEEILGIIHMADLKPDQLNTTVIELVESIAPLVGEVLQRDKVEQSLKASKNNAAILEKIVGGISSLAYVVDLDTYELIHVSPALRELCAAKFGCKCYEIFGMSAPCCDCFHLRPSQGIERQVPWERYVSIHDRYYLAEQKTIQWPDGRSMHVAFVTDITQQRKAEQELLESNADLEKMVVDLQQLSATLEEEIMERQAAQEELSQKAEEIRRMAYYDMLTGLPNRTYLIECLEDEMVKARQGHAAGAVLFVDLDDIKIVNDTFGHTYGDALIVMAGNRIVQEAGQGALVGRIGGDEFMIILPGQNEQESIARIANKIIGVFCHDIHVLGIGFHMSASAGIARYPDDGDKAEEIFKNADNAMYAAKRDGKNCWRFYEAVMQAEAYNRIHLINNLRYSIERDEFSLHYQPLVSVVEGSIIGFEALLRWNSPAYGPISPAVFIPIAEQSGLIQMIGQWVLQEACRFIKQLSEQGWSHIHVAVNVSPHQLCADNFIQIVREVLDNAGVEPCQLELEITENALIESLEDSIDKLDELQAMGIRLSLDDFGTGYSSLTYLQRLPVNTLKIDKAFIDRILVGGAQKAIIGTIVEMAHVMGMKVVAEGVETFQQLDYLKQCHCDFIQGYLISRPIPETEAFAFIASQSPMRP; encoded by the coding sequence TTGGATAAAATGAAAGGTATTCCGACCAGTAGTTCACAGACAAAAGCCGGTCAACGGAATGTTCAAGTCATCCAATTATTGATTCATAGTTTTAGTGCTCGCGGATCGAAGAAAGAATTCCTAGACAAAGTTGTTGATTTGATTCAGCAAGAAAGTGGTTGTAATTTTGTTGGAATTCGCGTATTAAATGAAGCCGGATATATTCCATATCATTCTTACGTTGGTTTTAGTCATGAATTTTGGGAAGCTGAGAATCAAATTCAAATTTTTAAAGAGGATTGCAGTTGTACTCGTATTGTTAGTGGCAACCTTCTGCCATTTGATAAACCTGTTATCAACAGTGCTGGTTCTTTATGTTGTAATGATATTTTAATCTTTGCTGAAAGTCTATCTGAGGATGAGCAAAAAAAGTACCGCGGTGCCTGCATTCAAGCTGGATATCGCAGTCTTGCGATCATTCCAGTTTATCATCAGGAAGAAATACTTGGCATTATTCACATGGCAGATTTAAAGCCAGATCAGTTAAATACAACCGTGATTGAGTTAGTTGAATCGATTGCACCACTGGTTGGCGAAGTTCTGCAAAGGGATAAAGTCGAACAGTCTCTTAAAGCTTCAAAGAATAATGCCGCCATTTTAGAAAAAATTGTTGGCGGGATTAGCAGTCTTGCCTATGTGGTAGATCTGGATACCTATGAGCTGATTCATGTCAGTCCAGCGTTGCGAGAGTTATGCGCTGCAAAATTTGGCTGCAAATGCTACGAAATTTTCGGTATGTCGGCTCCATGCTGCGATTGCTTTCATTTAAGACCGTCTCAGGGTATCGAAAGACAAGTGCCATGGGAGCGCTATGTCAGTATTCATGACCGGTACTATCTAGCAGAACAGAAAACCATCCAATGGCCGGATGGGCGCAGCATGCATGTCGCCTTTGTTACAGATATTACTCAACAGCGAAAAGCCGAACAAGAGCTGCTTGAAAGTAATGCCGATCTGGAAAAGATGGTAGTCGACCTGCAGCAGCTTAGTGCAACATTAGAGGAAGAGATTATGGAGCGGCAGGCAGCTCAGGAAGAACTGTCTCAGAAGGCTGAGGAAATTCGCCGAATGGCCTATTATGATATGCTAACTGGCCTGCCCAATAGAACATACTTAATTGAATGCCTTGAGGATGAGATGGTAAAGGCTCGCCAAGGTCATGCTGCAGGTGCCGTTTTGTTTGTTGATTTAGATGATATTAAAATTGTCAACGATACCTTTGGTCATACTTATGGTGATGCATTGATTGTCATGGCTGGCAATCGTATCGTACAGGAAGCGGGTCAAGGTGCCCTTGTTGGACGTATTGGCGGCGATGAATTTATGATTATTTTGCCTGGACAGAATGAACAGGAGAGCATTGCACGTATTGCCAATAAAATTATTGGGGTATTTTGTCATGATATTCATGTGTTGGGAATTGGCTTTCATATGTCAGCCAGTGCCGGGATTGCCAGATATCCAGATGATGGTGACAAAGCTGAGGAAATATTTAAAAATGCTGATAATGCCATGTATGCGGCCAAAAGGGACGGCAAGAATTGTTGGCGTTTTTATGAGGCTGTCATGCAGGCCGAGGCTTACAATCGTATTCATCTCATTAATAATCTCCGCTACTCGATTGAGCGTGATGAGTTTTCACTGCACTATCAGCCTCTGGTAAGCGTTGTTGAGGGGAGTATCATAGGCTTTGAGGCCTTGCTTCGCTGGAACAGTCCAGCCTATGGCCCAATTTCACCAGCAGTCTTTATTCCAATCGCTGAGCAAAGCGGGCTTATTCAAATGATTGGCCAGTGGGTACTTCAGGAGGCATGCCGCTTCATAAAGCAATTGAGCGAGCAGGGGTGGAGCCATATTCATGTGGCTGTTAATGTGTCTCCTCATCAACTGTGTGCCGATAACTTCATTCAAATTGTTCGTGAAGTACTGGATAACGCCGGAGTTGAGCCTTGCCAGCTCGAATTAGAAATCACTGAAAATGCTCTCATCGAATCATTGGAAGATAGTATCGACAAACTGGATGAACTTCAGGCCATGGGGATACGGTTATCACTCGATGATTTTGGTACAGGTTATTCATCACTGACTTATCTGCAGCGTTTGCCGGTGAATACATTAAAGATTGATAAAGCGTTTATTGATAGGATTCTTGTTGGTGGTGCGCAGAAAGCCATTATCGGAACGATTGTGGAGATGGCTCACGTTATGGGGATGAAGGTTGTTGCTGAGGGGGTTGAGACTTTTCAGCAGCTGGACTATTTGAAACAATGTCATTGCGATTTTATTCAAG
- a CDS encoding ATPase translates to MVYLFGIASVEASSAYPTKKVLIMYSYNQDLPFYADFTAGLKQRLEEERAVNIQFFYEYLDMNASVNETFSQALATVLRQKYQQSPPDSIVIHGMPGIKFLLKYGLEIFGDIPITAVVTRIPNLGNQQLPSNYTVYYPTIDIAKTVQMIIALQPETENLHVIIGESSSEQLVRSMLPEQLEAFSKRLTITYLDNLTAAELLGRIKEIDGSAAILFIDFAQDSQQNRFIPAHVLRSICTQAQVPVFGSYSTHLADAAVGGYVLNMHQFGLEIGEKILAALRGGHTANSLESVEVAHYMADWKVMQRWNMSERKLPSGTVVINQPASVWTSYTWHIFGIILIIVVQAVLISRHMRKRKQAEKELARLDQLHLVGEMAAGIGHEIRNPLTTVRGYLQLLGIKKKLPNPETLQIMISELDRANSIITEFLKLAKNKVIQRSLYSLNDLVENLMPILQAEASLRGHDLIYISTATPAVMIDEKEVHQVVLNLVMNGLDAMTAHGVLKIQTSTVQNRVMLSITDQGPGIPDEVANKIGTPFFTTKANGTGLGLSICFAIAERHGGRLEFITDPNGTTFNFYLPIPKRRINHE, encoded by the coding sequence ATGGTTTATCTATTTGGCATAGCAAGTGTTGAAGCCTCATCTGCTTATCCAACAAAAAAGGTTCTAATTATGTATTCTTATAATCAAGATTTGCCTTTTTATGCCGATTTTACTGCAGGCCTAAAACAGCGATTAGAAGAGGAACGTGCAGTTAATATTCAGTTCTTTTATGAGTATTTAGATATGAATGCTTCTGTGAACGAAACGTTCTCGCAGGCTCTGGCGACTGTGTTACGGCAAAAGTACCAGCAATCGCCGCCTGATAGTATTGTTATTCATGGCATGCCGGGCATTAAGTTTTTGCTTAAATACGGCTTGGAGATCTTTGGAGACATACCCATAACTGCTGTAGTGACGCGAATTCCTAATCTTGGAAATCAACAATTACCGTCTAATTATACTGTTTATTATCCAACCATTGATATTGCAAAAACTGTACAGATGATCATAGCTTTGCAGCCAGAAACGGAAAATCTGCATGTCATTATTGGCGAATCATCGAGTGAGCAGCTTGTTCGCAGTATGCTGCCGGAGCAGTTGGAAGCTTTCTCTAAGCGGTTGACAATTACTTATTTGGATAACTTGACGGCTGCAGAACTTTTGGGTCGAATAAAAGAGATTGATGGATCAGCTGCAATTTTATTTATCGATTTTGCTCAAGACTCTCAACAAAATCGCTTTATTCCGGCGCATGTACTGCGGTCCATCTGTACCCAAGCGCAAGTACCTGTATTTGGAAGTTACTCAACGCATTTGGCAGATGCTGCAGTAGGCGGGTACGTACTCAATATGCATCAGTTTGGCCTGGAAATTGGCGAAAAGATATTGGCAGCTTTACGGGGAGGCCATACAGCAAATTCACTCGAGTCAGTTGAAGTAGCGCACTATATGGCAGACTGGAAGGTCATGCAACGCTGGAATATGAGTGAGAGGAAGCTTCCTTCAGGTACTGTTGTTATCAATCAGCCTGCATCTGTTTGGACGTCGTATACCTGGCATATCTTTGGCATCATTCTTATTATTGTCGTGCAGGCAGTGCTTATTTCAAGACATATGCGGAAACGAAAACAAGCAGAGAAGGAGTTAGCCAGGCTGGATCAGCTTCATTTAGTTGGTGAGATGGCAGCAGGTATTGGTCATGAAATCCGAAATCCGCTTACCACTGTCCGGGGATATTTGCAATTACTGGGGATTAAGAAAAAACTGCCTAATCCGGAAACCTTACAAATTATGATTAGTGAGCTTGATCGAGCCAATAGTATTATTACTGAGTTTTTAAAATTGGCAAAAAACAAAGTGATTCAGCGATCTCTTTACTCACTGAATGATCTTGTGGAAAACCTGATGCCGATTCTTCAAGCTGAAGCCAGTTTACGCGGCCATGACCTGATTTATATTTCTACAGCTACTCCTGCAGTGATGATTGACGAAAAGGAAGTGCACCAGGTCGTATTAAATTTGGTTATGAATGGGTTAGATGCTATGACGGCTCATGGAGTTTTAAAGATTCAGACCAGTACTGTCCAAAACCGTGTGATGTTGTCTATTACCGATCAAGGTCCAGGGATACCCGATGAAGTTGCCAATAAAATTGGAACTCCATTCTTCACAACTAAAGCAAATGGAACGGGATTGGGACTTTCAATTTGTTTTGCCATTGCTGAGCGCCATGGAGGGCGCTTAGAATTCATTACTGATCCTAATGGAACGACGTTTAATTTTTATTTGCCAATACCTAAGAGGCGGATTAACCATGAATGA
- the cca gene encoding CCA-adding enzyme produces MTGSLLSEKDFAEIIAANGGRLFRVGGCVRDRFMGVEPKDIDLCVVGMVKKNFKNLFPQAEEYGKSFPVFRLMLGGIKCEVAFARTERKVSSGYKGFKVASNPKITIEEDLYRRDLTINAIAVDSLTGEVIDPYKGIQDIENQVLRAIGPQFAEDPIRALRLAGQAARFGFRVDKDTLVLAQTVAAELADEPVERIFAELQRVLLEAPEPASFFRLMAAMNLLSITFPEIAELSAEKSQLAMIHLDAVAVLSSDPKVRFASLGLTLTVEQLHHWNQRMTLPREWLEAAVAAGKTVELLKNCVPENLVSAIYQLNRGPFQAEDFDVMTTAAQLGFPALTELKKILNDLPRAEVPNALKGKELGKWLRTKHIEMITHHVEK; encoded by the coding sequence ATGACTGGTTCCTTGTTAAGTGAGAAAGATTTTGCTGAAATCATTGCTGCAAATGGCGGACGATTGTTCAGAGTTGGCGGCTGTGTACGTGATCGGTTTATGGGGGTTGAGCCCAAAGACATTGATTTGTGTGTTGTTGGTATGGTCAAAAAAAACTTTAAAAATCTTTTTCCTCAAGCCGAAGAGTATGGTAAGTCTTTTCCGGTATTTCGTCTTATGCTGGGCGGTATAAAATGTGAAGTGGCTTTTGCAAGAACAGAACGTAAAGTCAGCAGCGGCTATAAAGGCTTTAAAGTAGCTTCTAATCCGAAAATTACAATTGAAGAGGATCTTTATCGGCGTGATTTAACCATTAATGCCATTGCTGTAGATAGCCTAACCGGTGAAGTGATTGATCCTTATAAAGGTATTCAGGATATCGAAAATCAAGTTCTTAGAGCAATAGGCCCGCAGTTTGCGGAAGATCCAATACGAGCGTTAAGGCTTGCTGGACAAGCTGCACGCTTTGGTTTTCGTGTTGACAAAGATACTTTGGTGCTTGCTCAGACTGTTGCTGCTGAATTGGCAGATGAACCTGTTGAACGCATATTTGCAGAGCTTCAACGGGTTTTACTTGAAGCACCTGAACCGGCCAGTTTTTTTCGACTCATGGCAGCCATGAATTTACTATCGATTACCTTTCCTGAGATTGCGGAATTAAGTGCAGAAAAAAGTCAGCTTGCCATGATCCATCTGGATGCGGTAGCCGTACTCAGTTCAGATCCCAAAGTAAGATTTGCCTCATTGGGATTAACTCTTACGGTTGAGCAATTGCATCATTGGAATCAAAGAATGACTTTACCGCGCGAGTGGTTGGAAGCAGCTGTTGCTGCTGGGAAAACCGTAGAACTGCTGAAAAATTGTGTACCTGAAAATCTTGTAAGCGCCATTTATCAGTTAAATCGCGGACCGTTTCAAGCAGAGGATTTCGATGTGATGACTACAGCAGCCCAATTAGGATTTCCAGCTCTGACTGAGCTAAAAAAAATCCTTAACGACTTGCCAAGGGCAGAGGTTCCAAATGCGCTGAAAGGCAAAGAACTTGGTAAATGGTTAAGAACTAAGCATATTGAAATGATTACTCACCATGTTGAAAAATAA
- the nrdD_1 gene encoding anaerobic ribonucleoside triphosphate reductase — translation MITTIIKRDGREVPFNLEKISNAINKSLHAAGDSNDKLSLELAVKVAEQAGQANFGNSGSPTVEEIQDIVEQVLIDADLSKAAKAYILYRAERTRAREMNTRLMKTYEEITHRDSKESNLKRDNANIDGNTAMGSMLKYGAEGAKLYNEMYILKPEHAKANQDGDIHIHDFDFYTLTTTCCQIDIQKLFKDGFSTGHGFLREPNDITSYSALACIAIQSNQNDQHGGQSIPNFDYGLADGVRKTFARRYTENLIRSLTFATGSQTNIAETVKAAAKTIWNELQLTPELANQNDYLNEEYKLLSPVFNAELLKKAQAFSLEQALSETDRATYQAMEALIHNLNTMHSRAGAQVPFSSINYGTDTSPEGRMVMKNIMLATEAGLGYGETPIFPIQIFKIKEGVNYNPSDPNYDLFKLACRVSAKRLFPNFSFIDAPFNLQYYREGQPETEIAYMGCRTRVMGNVHDPEREITYGRGNLSFTSINLPRIGIVSSSIEEFYSRLDSMIDLCIDQLMDRFEIQCRKKVRNFPFLMGDGVWLDADKLGPDEEIREALKHGTLTVGFIGLAECLKALIGEHHGESAAAQKLGLEIVSYMRKRMDNAAAKYKLNFSLIATPAEGLSGRFIDIDRKRFGAIAGVTDREYYTNSFHVPVYYAVGAYEKINLEAPYHQFTNGGHITYVEFDGDPTRNIDAFETVIRCMKESGVGYGSINHPVDRDPVCGYSGIISNVCPKCGRNESQWPPFERIRRITGYLVGTLDRFNNAKRAEVKDRVKHLGDDSGQRKFS, via the coding sequence ATGATTACAACAATAATAAAAAGAGACGGCCGTGAAGTACCTTTCAATTTAGAGAAAATTAGCAATGCCATTAATAAATCCTTGCATGCAGCCGGTGATAGTAATGACAAACTGTCGCTGGAACTGGCGGTTAAGGTTGCGGAGCAGGCTGGTCAAGCCAATTTTGGCAACAGTGGCTCTCCTACGGTTGAGGAAATTCAAGATATTGTTGAACAAGTTTTAATTGATGCCGACCTTTCAAAGGCTGCTAAGGCCTATATTCTTTATCGTGCTGAGCGAACACGAGCCCGCGAAATGAATACACGTCTGATGAAAACCTACGAAGAAATTACCCATCGTGATTCTAAAGAGAGTAATCTGAAGCGGGACAATGCGAACATTGATGGAAATACGGCAATGGGCTCCATGTTAAAATATGGGGCAGAGGGCGCCAAGCTCTATAATGAGATGTATATTCTCAAGCCGGAACATGCTAAAGCCAATCAAGATGGTGACATTCATATTCATGATTTTGATTTTTATACGTTGACAACTACCTGCTGCCAAATCGACATCCAAAAGCTCTTTAAGGATGGCTTTTCTACCGGACATGGCTTCCTGCGTGAACCAAATGATATCACCAGTTATTCAGCCTTAGCCTGCATTGCTATCCAGTCCAATCAGAATGACCAGCATGGCGGACAAAGCATTCCAAACTTCGACTATGGCTTAGCTGATGGTGTGCGCAAGACTTTTGCCAGGCGCTATACCGAGAACTTAATCCGGTCATTGACCTTTGCCACAGGAAGTCAAACAAATATTGCAGAAACAGTCAAAGCTGCGGCAAAAACCATTTGGAACGAGTTGCAGTTAACTCCTGAGTTAGCTAATCAAAATGATTATCTTAATGAGGAATACAAACTGTTGTCTCCGGTTTTTAATGCTGAATTGTTAAAAAAGGCACAGGCCTTTTCGCTGGAGCAGGCACTGAGTGAGACTGACAGGGCCACCTATCAGGCCATGGAGGCTTTGATCCATAATTTAAACACCATGCACAGCCGGGCAGGCGCACAGGTGCCATTCAGTTCCATTAACTATGGGACTGATACATCGCCTGAGGGCCGCATGGTGATGAAAAACATTATGCTGGCAACTGAAGCTGGCCTGGGTTATGGAGAAACACCGATCTTTCCTATTCAGATATTTAAAATCAAAGAAGGGGTTAATTACAACCCTAGCGATCCCAATTATGACCTGTTCAAATTGGCCTGCCGCGTTAGTGCAAAACGCTTATTTCCGAATTTCTCCTTCATTGATGCGCCCTTTAATTTGCAATATTACCGGGAGGGGCAGCCTGAGACTGAGATTGCCTATATGGGCTGTCGTACCCGTGTTATGGGGAATGTGCATGATCCAGAACGCGAAATTACTTATGGCCGCGGTAACCTTAGCTTTACTTCGATCAATCTGCCGAGGATTGGTATTGTGAGCAGCAGCATTGAAGAGTTCTATTCAAGACTGGATAGCATGATTGATTTATGTATCGATCAGTTAATGGATCGATTTGAAATACAATGTCGTAAAAAAGTTCGCAACTTCCCTTTTCTGATGGGGGACGGTGTATGGCTGGATGCGGACAAGCTAGGACCGGATGAAGAAATTCGTGAGGCACTTAAACACGGTACTTTGACGGTTGGCTTTATTGGTCTTGCCGAATGTCTTAAGGCTCTTATTGGCGAGCACCATGGTGAATCGGCTGCTGCGCAAAAGCTAGGCTTAGAAATTGTAAGCTATATGCGGAAGCGCATGGATAATGCAGCAGCAAAATATAAGTTGAATTTTTCTCTGATTGCAACACCGGCAGAGGGGCTTTCCGGGCGCTTTATCGATATTGACCGGAAGCGTTTTGGTGCTATTGCAGGTGTGACTGATCGTGAATATTACACTAATTCATTTCATGTCCCGGTCTACTATGCGGTTGGGGCCTATGAGAAGATCAACCTGGAAGCTCCGTATCATCAATTTACCAATGGTGGGCATATTACCTATGTTGAATTTGATGGCGACCCAACCCGTAACATCGATGCGTTCGAAACTGTAATTCGCTGCATGAAGGAAAGCGGTGTGGGCTACGGCTCGATTAACCATCCTGTTGATCGTGATCCAGTATGCGGCTATAGCGGAATTATTAGCAACGTTTGTCCAAAATGCGGACGTAATGAATCCCAGTGGCCGCCTTTTGAACGGATTCGCCGGATTACCGGGTATCTGGTTGGCACTCTTGACCGCTTTAATAACGCTAAACGGGCTGAGGTTAAGGATCGAGTGAAACACCTTGGTGACGACAGCGGGCAGAGAAAATTTAGTTAA